In a single window of the Branchiostoma floridae strain S238N-H82 chromosome 2, Bfl_VNyyK, whole genome shotgun sequence genome:
- the LOC118410166 gene encoding CUB and sushi domain-containing protein 3-like — protein MRSGSADTTCQADGQWSNPVPTCTPRQCPALTAPANGARAPPTGSNFYQNMITFTCNTGYTRTGDQTTTCQADGTWSNPVPTCTPVQCNALTAPRNGTLSPVAASYNYQNTITFTCDRGFDIVGATDTTCQADGRWSRPVPTCRPVQCLALTAPVNGALSPVGANSYPDTVTFTCNQGYDLIGATNTTCQADRTWTYPVPRCRPESCDRLDRDGWDIVFLMDSTTSVNFGRVKNITRDVADRLLTDGSNTRMALVQFSDNPAPVFDLNTHTTKSAVIGAIDGASRRGGGTFAGSALTYVKQVSFSTANGGRDDKPDALIVVTDGVTFDEVRFASQSVREGGITTFAIGAGDSVNSQPLRVMAMDPYKVRLVANDTQHAATVEAIWRWFCFADVCSDPGNPTDGVRKGTVYQGENMYFSCHDGYVLDGTSPLTCNGTFMSSTGTWSGPVPTCRLGDVCNPNPCQNGGRCFPTASSYRCECRRGYVGRNCAFRASPTVVPGVSTAARGASNTTASSGPNVDRLNGPGWDLVVLLDSSDSIGSEGFQRVRNVSKAIVQTLPLINNNTHIGLVEYSDDTRIVNYLKDYRNKMDTIEKIEGISPRGGGTLLGEAITKVRTESFSAENGNRPNIPDALIVVTDGNSADDVVSATEAARRQGIHVFTVGVGGNLDPNKLNQIAGEPERAFMAPTTAEAITQGTNMANWLNTAPECNDPGTPTNGLKRGTTFVTGKIDFSCDDEFTLYGPSSITCVRHGQTGKWSDSAPVCRLGNECDPNRCPSGQLCTLTFVNNETGYACQENCPGLNQRGWDLLLLVDGSREAAFSQNKAFARDLVTRLPIFNQQATRIGLVQFSDTNRQEFHLNRYSSKQAVLSAINNISHTSGGSFIGSAIDYARLISFTAANGNRANVPDGMIVVTDGRTDDEVEFPSTGARHQGITTFAVGIGTGVNRQTLDTITRDPDKVLLVTNTGNSKLDAMNSLVRWLCRGAFCDDPGAPRNGSRRGNYFQGGYVDFFCDDGFVLNGVTPTRCQTNGNWTEPVPVCALAGTTEAAAAAAPWVVPLIAGLVGLAALALLALLLYALCGAGGAAAAAPPPLLAAAPVAKESQIAVVDFVPDKGTEIQTATAHMY, from the exons ATGCGGAGCGGTTCTGCGGACACGACGTGTCAAGCTGACGGAcaatggagcaaccctgttccaacatgcacac CCAGGCAATGTCCCGCGTTGACGGCCCCAGCTAACGGAGCGCGGGCGCCCCCTACCGGATCGAACTTCTACCAGAACATGatcacgttcacctgtaacacgggatacaCAAGGACCGGCGATCaaactacgacgtgccaagctgacggaacatggagcaaccctgtcccaacatgcacac ctGTACAATGTAATGCGTTGACGGCCCCAAGGAACGGAACGCTGAGTCCTGTCGCCGCATCGTACAACTACCAGAACACGATCACGTTCACCTGTGACAGGGGATTTGATATAGTCGGCGCTACTGATActacgtgccaagctgacggaagaTGGAGTAGGCCCGTTCCAACATGCAGAC CTGTGCAGTGCTTGGCTTTGACGGCTCCTGTAAACGGTGCACTGAGTCCTGTCGGAGCGAACTCCTACCCGGATACggttacgttcacctgtaaccagGGGTACGACCTGATCGGTGCCACCAATACTACCTGCCAGGCAGACCGCACGTGGACCTACCCTGTTCCGAGATGCAGAC CTGAGAGCTGTGACCGACTCGACCGAGACGGGTGGGACATAGTCTTCCTCATGGACTCTACCACCAGTGTGAACTTCGGGAGGGTCAAGAATATAACACGGGACGTCGCTGACCGACTCCTCACCGACGGCAGTAACACTCGTATGGCTCTGGTCCAGTTTAGCGACAACCCTGCGCCGGTTTTTGACCTGAACACGCACACCACCAAATCTGCCGTCATAGGAGCGATTGACGGGGCCTCCAGACGCGGCGGTGGCACATTTGCCGGGAGTGCACTTACTTATGTTAAACAG GTAAGCTTCTCCACAGCCAATGGCGGCCGAGATGACAAGCCTGATGCCCTCATCGTGGTGACGGATGGAGTGACGTTTGATGAAGTCAGATTCGCCTCCCAATCAGTGCGCGAGGGAGGGATCACCACCTTTGCCATTGGTGCGGGCGATTCAGTGAACAGCCAACCGCTGAGGGTCATGGCCATGGATCCCTACAAGGTCCGACTAGTTGCGAATGACACCCAGCACGCGGCAACGGTCGAAGCCATCTGGAGGTGGTTTTGCTTCG CCGACGTGTGCTCAGATCCCGGAAACCCGACAGACGGCGTACGGAAAGGCACTGTGTACCAGGGTGAGAATATGTACTTCAGCTGCCACGACGGCTACGTTCTGGATGGTACAAGCCCTCTCACCTGTAACGGTACCTTCATGAGTTCCACCGGCACCTGGAGCGGACCTGTACCTACCTGCAGAC TGGGAGACGTTTGCAATCCGAACCCGTGTCAGAATGGAGGGAGGTGCTTTCCGACCGCTTCGTCGTACCGGTGCGAGTGCAGACGTGGATACGTTGGACGCAACTGTG CGTTCCGTGCATCACCGACTGTAGTCCCAGGTGTGTCAACTGCTGCCAGAGGTGCTTCAAACACTACAG CGTCAAGTGGACCGAACGTCGACAGACTGAACGGCCCTGGTTGGGACCTAGTTGTCCTCCTGGACAGCTCGGACAGCATCGGTTCCGAAGGGTTCCAGAGGGTCCGAAATGTCAGCAAGGCTATCGTCCAGACGTTACCACtaataaacaacaacactcaCATCGGCCTTGTGGAGTACAGCGATGATACTCGGATAGTGAACTACCTGAAGGACTATCGAAACAAGATGGATACTATTGAGAAAATCGAGGGCATCAGTCCACGAGGTGGAGGCACTTTGCTTGGAGAGGCGATTACCAAAGTTCGGACG GAAAGTTTCAGTGCAGAGAACGGGAATCGACCGAACATACCTGACGCTCTCATCGTGGTGACAGACGGTAACTCTGCAGATGACGTCGTCAGTGCAACGGAGGCAGCTCGCCGCCAGGGCATCCACGTGTTCACCGTCGGTGTAGGGGGCAACTTGGACCCGAACAAACTGAACCAGATCGCCGGGGAACCCGAGAGAGCCTTCATGGCTCCTACAACAGCCGAGGCGATCACCCAGGGCACCAATATGGCGAACTGGTTGAACACAG CACCGGAATGCAACGATCCCGGGACGCCGACGAACGGACTGAAGCGGGGGACCACCTTCGTGACTGGCAAGATAGACTTCAGCTGTGACGACGAATTCACACTGTACGGTCCCAGTTCCATCACGTGTGTCCGGCACGGTCAAACTGGCAAATGGTCGGACTCTGCACCAGTCTGCAGAT tGGGCAACGAATGCGACCCGAACCGATGCCCAAGTGGACAACTATGTACTCTAACATTTGTAAACAACGAAACTGGTTATGCATGTCAGG AGAACTGCCCGGGTCTGAACCAGCGCGGTTGGGATCTCCTCCTATTGGTTGATGGTTCCCGTGAAGCGGCGTTCTCGCAGAACAAGGCGTTCGCGCGAGATCTGGTCACGAGGTTGCCGATCTTCAATCAGCAAGCAACCAGGATTGGGCTGGTGCAGTTCAGTGACACCAACCGACAGGAGTTCCACCTGAATAGGTACTCCAGCAAGCAGGCGGTTCTGTCGGCAATCAACAACATCAGCCACACCAGCGGCGGAAGCTTCATCGGGAGTGCCATCGATTATGCCCGCCTG ATCAGCTTTACTGCAGCGAACGGAAACCGTGCAAACGTGCCCGACGGCATGATCGTCGTGACCGACGGCCGGACAGATGACGAGGTGGAGTTCCCATCGACGGGAGCCCGGCACCAGGGCATCACCACGTTTGCCGTCGGCATAGGGACCGGGGTGAACCGGCAGACACTGGACACGATCACCCGAGACCCGGATAAAGTCCTGCTCGTGACCAATACTGGAAACTCCAAACTAGATGCCATGAACAGTCTTGTAAGATGGCTGTGTAGAG GCGCCTTCTGTGACGATCCAGGCGCACCGAGGAACGGATCTAGGCGGGGCAACTACTTCCAAGGCGGCTACGTGGACTTCTTCTGTGACGACGGTTTTGTCCTGAATGGCGTCACCCCTACCAGGTGCCAGACCAACGGCAACTGGACCGAACCGGTTCCAGTCTGCGCCCTTGCCGGTACAACTGAAG CCGCAGCAGCAGCAGCCCCGTGGGTAGTCCCGCTGATTGCCGGGCTGGTGGGCCTGGCTGCTCTCGCTCTCCTGGCTCTCCTGCTCTACGCCTTATGCGGAGC GGGTGGTGCAGCCGCGGCCGCGCCGCCTCCTCTGCTCGCCGCCGCTCCG GTCGCAAAAGAGTCCCAGATCGCCGTTGTCGACTTCGTACCGGACAAAGGAACAGAGATTCAAACTGCTACGGCCCACATGTATTAA